From the genome of Longimicrobiaceae bacterium:
GGCAGCGCCCGCACGTCTGCGGGAGACTTGATGGAATCCAGAAGCGCCACGGTCAGCCACCTTCCCTTCACTCGGATTCGGCCGGGCGAACCCTCGCCCGCCGCATGATCGCGGACCGCGCCAGCGCGCGCACCTCCGCTCTACGTGCCAATCTACGCCCTGAGCCCCGCTCGTCCACCCTGAACACCAATACGACGGGAACGCGAATGCACTTTATCATACAAAGTGCATCGCTCCCCGTCAAATGGCGTGTCGGTAGATGGCGTCCGCGCGGATCGCATCATCGGCGCATATCCAACCACGGTCCGACACGCAGGTCGGCCCCTACCGGTCCGCAGCGATCTTGCTCTTCCGAAGGCATGCCTCCGCCCGGTAGGGTCGCACCGTGCGACCGTCCTTCCGTCGCAGGATCGCATCCGTCGAGCGTAGATGCGTCCGCAGCGCCCGAGACGCGGGTCGCCCCACCAGTCGCGGCGATGCCGCGTTTCATCGGCATCACGCCATCCTCACATCCTGTAGGGTCGCACCTGCGTGTGCGACCGTCTCTCCGCCGCGACATCGCGTCCAGCCGTGTCAATGCGTCCGCGGCGCGGGCCCGACACGCAGGTCGGCCCCTACCGGTCCGGTGCGGTGTCGCTCGTCGGACGACGGACCGCATCTACTGGCCCGCAACACATCTAGCGTACGTCGAACAAGACGGGCCGGTGGATGCGCGTCAGTGGTGGCGTTCGAGGACGTAGTAGGCGAGGGCTTCCAACTCGGGGGCGTGGAGGCCGGCGCCGCCCAGGGCCGCCACGGCTTCGTCCACGCGCTCGCCGGCCAGCTCGCGCGCACCGTCCACGCCGAAGAGCGACGGATAGGTGCACTTGCCCAGCGTCTCGTCGCTCCCGCGTGGCTTTCCGAGCGCTTCCGTGTCGCCCACCACGTCGAGGATGTCGTCGACGATCTGGAAGGCGAGGCCCAGGTCTTCGCCGTACAGCGTGAGGGCGGCGAGCTGCGCGTCGGTCGCGCCCGCGACGATGCCGCCGATGCGGAGCGACGCGGCCAGCAGCGCCGCCGTCTTCCCGCGGTGGATGCGCTCCAGCCCGTCCGCATCCACCGGCTTGTCCTCGCCTTCCAGGTCGAGCAGCTGTCCGCCCACCATCCCCGCCGCCCCGCCCGCCCGGCAAAGCTCGACCGCAAGGCGGGAGCGCACTTCGGCGGAGAGGCCGAGGGCGGCGGCCCGCGAGTCCAGCACGCGCACGGCGGCGGGGATCAGCGCGGCGCCGGCGAGCATGGCGCCGGTCGGCCCGTAGACGCGGTGGACGGTCGGGCGCCCGCGGCGCAGGTCGTCGTCGTCCATGCACGGAAGGTCGTCGTGCACCAGCGAATACGTGTGCACGACCTCCACCGCCGCGGCCAGCCCCCACAGCTCCTCCGGCGGCTCCTTGCCGCGGACGGCGCGATAGGCGGCGACGCAGAGGATGGGGCGAAGCCGCTTGCCGCGCGTCTCCAGCGCGTAGGCCATGGGCACGCGAAGCGCAGGCGGCGCGCCATCGAGCACGGCGTCCTTGATGGCCTCCAGCCCCGCCTCGGCGCGTGCGCGCTCGCGGGCGAGGAAGGCGTCCAGGTCCACCGGCGGCTCCGGCGGAGCGTCGCTGGCGCGCAGCAGCACTACAGCTCCTCCGGGAAGGTCTCGAGCCGGAACGCGTCGCCGTCGGCCACGAGCTGGCGGACGCGGTCCTCGGCGCCGTCCAGCGTGGAGCCCGCGCGGCGGAGGAGCGCGACGCCCTCCTCGAACAGCGCCAGCGACTCGTCCAGCTCCAGCGGCTCGCCCTCTATGCGCTCCACGATCTCGCCCAGGCGCTCCATGGCCG
Proteins encoded in this window:
- a CDS encoding farnesyl diphosphate synthase — its product is MLLRASDAPPEPPVDLDAFLARERARAEAGLEAIKDAVLDGAPPALRVPMAYALETRGKRLRPILCVAAYRAVRGKEPPEELWGLAAAVEVVHTYSLVHDDLPCMDDDDLRRGRPTVHRVYGPTGAMLAGAALIPAAVRVLDSRAAALGLSAEVRSRLAVELCRAGGAAGMVGGQLLDLEGEDKPVDADGLERIHRGKTAALLAASLRIGGIVAGATDAQLAALTLYGEDLGLAFQIVDDILDVVGDTEALGKPRGSDETLGKCTYPSLFGVDGARELAGERVDEAVAALGGAGLHAPELEALAYYVLERHH
- the xseB gene encoding exodeoxyribonuclease VII small subunit, which encodes MAKKPAAVAAHDAETTFEAAMERLGEIVERIEGEPLELDESLALFEEGVALLRRAGSTLDGAEDRVRQLVADGDAFRLETFPEEL